Proteins from a single region of Lasioglossum baleicum chromosome 1, iyLasBale1, whole genome shotgun sequence:
- the LOC143214449 gene encoding aquaporin AQPAn.G isoform X4: MDTLKTTLGTNEFAESKANLCRALVAEFLGTMLLNFFGCGSIITKNVVAISLTFGLTVAAAIQGIGHVSGGHINPAVTFGLMVIGKIPIIRGLLYVLAQVVGAIAGSGTIRALSPESMEDSLGVVSLSDGVTPVQGFGIEFFLAFILVLVVCGACDAAKPHSQGIAPLVIGLAVSVGHLVGVPRTGAGMNPARSFGSAVVMNAFDNHWLYWIGPILGGMAGGLVYAHAIGPAKEPEGYASVARGEKEVRQ, encoded by the exons ATGGACACCTTGAAAACGACTCTGGGCACAAACGAATTCGCCGAATCGAAGGCTAATCTTTGTCGGGCACTGGTCGCCGAATTTCTCGGAACGATGCTTCTAAACTTCTTCGGCTGCGGTTCTATCATCACCAAAAACGTCGTCGCCATCAGTCTAACCTTTGGCCTGACCGTGGCTGCCGCGATTCAAGGAATAGGACACGTTTCGGGTGGCCATATCAATCCTGCGGTGACGTTTGGTTTGATGGTTATTGGCAAG ATACCTATAATCAGAGGATTATTATACGTCTTGGCCCAAGTTGTAGGTGCAATTGCAGGCTCTGGTACAATTAGAGCACTGTCCCCCGAATCAATGGAAGACTCTCTGGGTGTAGTAAGCCTTTCCGATGGTGTTACACCTGTTCAAGGTTTCGGAATAGAATTTTTCCTGGCGTTCATATTGGTTCTCGTCGTGTGTGGTGCATGCGACGCAGCTAAGCCTCATAGCCAGGGAATAGCACCTCTCGTGATTGGACTCGCAGTCAGCGTCGGTCATCTCGTTGGT GTGCCAAGAACTGGCGCAGGGATGAATCCAGCACGATCATTCGGCAGCGCCGTTGTAATGAATGCATTCGATAATCACTGGCTGTATTGGATCGGTCCGATTTTGGGTGGAATGGCGGGTGGATTAGTGTATGCACATGCAATTGGTCCTGCAAAGGAACCGGAAGGTTATGCATCTGTGGCGAGGGGGGAGAAGGAGGTACGGCAGTGA
- the LOC143214449 gene encoding aquaporin AQPAn.G isoform X3 has product MDTLKTTLGTNEFAESKANLCRALVAEFLGTMLLNFFGCGSIITKNVVAISLTFGLTVAAAIQGIGHVSGGHINPAVTFGLMVIGKIPIIRGLLYVLAQVVGAIAGSGTIRALSPESMEDSLGVVSLSDGVTPVQGFGIEFFLAFILVLVVCGACDAAKPHSQGIAPLVIGLAVSVGHLVGVPRTGAGMNPARSFGSAVVMNAFDNHWLYWIGPILGGMAGGLVYAHAIGPAKEPEGYASVARGEKEFEYIDSGRGGL; this is encoded by the exons ATGGACACCTTGAAAACGACTCTGGGCACAAACGAATTCGCCGAATCGAAGGCTAATCTTTGTCGGGCACTGGTCGCCGAATTTCTCGGAACGATGCTTCTAAACTTCTTCGGCTGCGGTTCTATCATCACCAAAAACGTCGTCGCCATCAGTCTAACCTTTGGCCTGACCGTGGCTGCCGCGATTCAAGGAATAGGACACGTTTCGGGTGGCCATATCAATCCTGCGGTGACGTTTGGTTTGATGGTTATTGGCAAG ATACCTATAATCAGAGGATTATTATACGTCTTGGCCCAAGTTGTAGGTGCAATTGCAGGCTCTGGTACAATTAGAGCACTGTCCCCCGAATCAATGGAAGACTCTCTGGGTGTAGTAAGCCTTTCCGATGGTGTTACACCTGTTCAAGGTTTCGGAATAGAATTTTTCCTGGCGTTCATATTGGTTCTCGTCGTGTGTGGTGCATGCGACGCAGCTAAGCCTCATAGCCAGGGAATAGCACCTCTCGTGATTGGACTCGCAGTCAGCGTCGGTCATCTCGTTGGT GTGCCAAGAACTGGCGCAGGGATGAATCCAGCACGATCATTCGGCAGCGCCGTTGTAATGAATGCATTCGATAATCACTGGCTGTATTGGATCGGTCCGATTTTGGGTGGAATGGCGGGTGGATTAGTGTATGCACATGCAATTGGTCCTGCAAAGGAACCGGAAGGTTATGCATCTGTGGCGAGGGGGGAGAAGGAG TTCGAGTACATAGACAGCGGACGGGGTGGACTTTAA
- the LOC143214449 gene encoding aquaporin AQPAn.G isoform X2 yields the protein MDTLKTTLGTNEFAESKANLCRALVAEFLGTMLLNFFGCGSIITKNVVAISLTFGLTVAAAIQGIGHVSGGHINPAVTFGLMVIGKIPIIRGLLYVLAQVVGAIAGSGTIRALSPESMEDSLGVVSLSDGVTPVQGFGIEFFLAFILVLVVCGACDAAKPHSQGIAPLVIGLAVSVGHLVGVPRTGAGMNPARSFGSAVVMNAFDNHWLYWIGPILGGMAGGLVYAHAIGPAKEPEGYASVARGEKEQFEYIDSGRGGL from the exons ATGGACACCTTGAAAACGACTCTGGGCACAAACGAATTCGCCGAATCGAAGGCTAATCTTTGTCGGGCACTGGTCGCCGAATTTCTCGGAACGATGCTTCTAAACTTCTTCGGCTGCGGTTCTATCATCACCAAAAACGTCGTCGCCATCAGTCTAACCTTTGGCCTGACCGTGGCTGCCGCGATTCAAGGAATAGGACACGTTTCGGGTGGCCATATCAATCCTGCGGTGACGTTTGGTTTGATGGTTATTGGCAAG ATACCTATAATCAGAGGATTATTATACGTCTTGGCCCAAGTTGTAGGTGCAATTGCAGGCTCTGGTACAATTAGAGCACTGTCCCCCGAATCAATGGAAGACTCTCTGGGTGTAGTAAGCCTTTCCGATGGTGTTACACCTGTTCAAGGTTTCGGAATAGAATTTTTCCTGGCGTTCATATTGGTTCTCGTCGTGTGTGGTGCATGCGACGCAGCTAAGCCTCATAGCCAGGGAATAGCACCTCTCGTGATTGGACTCGCAGTCAGCGTCGGTCATCTCGTTGGT GTGCCAAGAACTGGCGCAGGGATGAATCCAGCACGATCATTCGGCAGCGCCGTTGTAATGAATGCATTCGATAATCACTGGCTGTATTGGATCGGTCCGATTTTGGGTGGAATGGCGGGTGGATTAGTGTATGCACATGCAATTGGTCCTGCAAAGGAACCGGAAGGTTATGCATCTGTGGCGAGGGGGGAGAAGGAG CAGTTCGAGTACATAGACAGCGGACGGGGTGGACTTTAA
- the LOC143214449 gene encoding aquaporin AQPAn.G isoform X1, with product MDTLKTTLGTNEFAESKANLCRALVAEFLGTMLLNFFGCGSIITKNVVAISLTFGLTVAAAIQGIGHVSGGHINPAVTFGLMVIGKIPIIRGLLYVLAQVVGAIAGSGTIRALSPESMEDSLGVVSLSDGVTPVQGFGIEFFLAFILVLVVCGACDAAKPHSQGIAPLVIGLAVSVGHLVGVPRTGAGMNPARSFGSAVVMNAFDNHWLYWIGPILGGMAGGLVYAHAIGPAKEPEGYASVARGEKELESLTNKKDVNPA from the exons ATGGACACCTTGAAAACGACTCTGGGCACAAACGAATTCGCCGAATCGAAGGCTAATCTTTGTCGGGCACTGGTCGCCGAATTTCTCGGAACGATGCTTCTAAACTTCTTCGGCTGCGGTTCTATCATCACCAAAAACGTCGTCGCCATCAGTCTAACCTTTGGCCTGACCGTGGCTGCCGCGATTCAAGGAATAGGACACGTTTCGGGTGGCCATATCAATCCTGCGGTGACGTTTGGTTTGATGGTTATTGGCAAG ATACCTATAATCAGAGGATTATTATACGTCTTGGCCCAAGTTGTAGGTGCAATTGCAGGCTCTGGTACAATTAGAGCACTGTCCCCCGAATCAATGGAAGACTCTCTGGGTGTAGTAAGCCTTTCCGATGGTGTTACACCTGTTCAAGGTTTCGGAATAGAATTTTTCCTGGCGTTCATATTGGTTCTCGTCGTGTGTGGTGCATGCGACGCAGCTAAGCCTCATAGCCAGGGAATAGCACCTCTCGTGATTGGACTCGCAGTCAGCGTCGGTCATCTCGTTGGT GTGCCAAGAACTGGCGCAGGGATGAATCCAGCACGATCATTCGGCAGCGCCGTTGTAATGAATGCATTCGATAATCACTGGCTGTATTGGATCGGTCCGATTTTGGGTGGAATGGCGGGTGGATTAGTGTATGCACATGCAATTGGTCCTGCAAAGGAACCGGAAGGTTATGCATCTGTGGCGAGGGGGGAGAAGGAG CTGGAGAGCCTTACCAATAAGAAGGACGTCAACCCCGCATAA